One window from the genome of Drosophila albomicans strain 15112-1751.03 chromosome 2L, ASM965048v2, whole genome shotgun sequence encodes:
- the LOC117564566 gene encoding uncharacterized protein LOC117564566 yields the protein MSKSIDKLPRDPQMVQALRRELNRNTRRISQSFWQEFEQIREQQRDQLAQEQSDRDRITTLMRETNLEAQQQLEALRRSISSHGINPAAPSPCMRREQPAIMPATAEQTQETKDFPLQLATNRQKVAIKRRQMDARPSATASPNLPRAPPSSRATIVPSNPTSRAQTRSRPQFSKLKLGEKPKI from the coding sequence ATGTCAAAGAGCATTGACAAGTTGCCCCGCGATCCACAAATGGTGCAAGCTCTGCGGCGTGAACTCAATCGCAATACGCGTCGCATTAGCCAATCCTTTTGGCAGGAGTTCGAACAGATTCGCGAGCAGCAACGGGATCAATTGGCACAGGAGCAAAGTGATCGCGACAGGATTACAACGCTGATGCGTGAGACCAATTTGGAGGCTCAACAGCAGCTCGAAGCTTTAAGGCGCAGCATCAGTTCGCATGGCATCAATCCAGCGGCACCTTCGCCTTGCATGCGTCGTGAACAACCAGCAATTATGCCCGCAACTGCGGAGCAGACACAGGAGACAAAAGACTTTCCTCTACAGCTGGCGACAAATCGCCAAAAAGTCGCCATCAAGCGACGACAAATGGACGCAAGGCCATCGGCAACAGCTTCACCAAACTTGCCACGAGCTCCGCCCTCATCCCGGGCAACAATTGTGCCAAGCAATCCCACATCAAGAGCACAAACTCGATCTCGTCCCCAGTTCTCAAAGCTGAAGCTAGGCGAGAAGCCAAAAATTTAA
- the LOC117565384 gene encoding uncharacterized protein LOC117565384: protein MIFDTFLNRFELRTGCFVVTITNMIFVIFSLHVPMVADFDMSNWIAILAAIERLFEFFSFLFVSYGLYQRSRQMLLIWQILIPLSFIFNVGYYFYLSAVLNSLKWLILLVLSLYLITYSLMLINSYYDELGYVEDYMRDLEYIQSRNLQKNPHSYNPSMKSEDRVVKITRHTAT from the exons ATGATTTTTGATACTTTTTTGAATCGCTTTGAGCTGCGCACTGGATGTTTTGTGGTGACAATAACGAACATGATTTTTGTCATATTTAGCTTGCATGTGCCCATGGTAGCTGACTTTGATATGTCCAATTGGATTGCAATCTTGGCGGCCATCGAAAGGCTTTTCGAATTCTTTTCGTTTCTCTTTGTGAGTTACGGTTTGTATCAG cGAAGTCGTCAGATGCTGTTAATTTGGCAAATTCTTATCCCGcttagttttattttcaatgttggATATTATTTCTATCTAAGCGCTGTGCTAAACAGTCTAAAATGGTTGATTCTCTTGGTGTTATCCTTGT aTCTCATAACGTATTCACTAATGCTGATCAATTCGTATTACGATGAGCTGGGCTACGTGGAGGATTATATGAGAGATTTGGAGTATATACAATCCCGGAACTTGCAGAAAAATCCGCATAGCTATAATCCATCGATGAAATCTGAAGATCGAGTTGTAAAAATCACTAGACACACTGCAACCTAA